The sequence AAATACAACTTTTTTCTTATCTTATATTCAAATCGATTCACTTTGTCCAGTGAGATATCATGCCCTGCGGGTTTATAGAAACTATGGCAAGAAAACTCATTATCACAGCAAATGCACCATGACACACTcaggaaatattttatttcagccCACAAATAGGGTGCAAGATCAGCTATCACGAAGACCCAAATAAGAAAATCAAATATTGATGTTTTGCAACTTGCACTCACACCATcccaactagagctgggcgatagaacgataacgatatgtatcgcgatataacttttactcgatagagaaattaagctatcgcgatagacctcgccgctcttgtcctcttaaaaaaaaaaaaaaaaaaggtcagccgatccaaattcagtagcgcagagccgaaccaatcacagccgcagcgtcacgtcgcgtgacttgttacatacagcacaagtgccaagccgcacgtgtgtttgtttgggaagcagccagcgggtaatggagccagcgcgtaatggaggaaatgagtgtgccgactagaaaaatcaaccgagcgtgaccgaagagaaaacagatgatggttccaatgccggagagattgttgaacggaagagccatagaagttccgtagtgtgaaggtatttcggctatttcaagtctgacaaaaaacagagtagcgtgcactgtaaattgtgccgaaagcaagtctggaaatacaataaactggtgcatgcgtcacactgtgcgccacgttattgtttcggtgaaatgaatttctacaatactgttactgttaattctactctctgcagtgtttaaatgcttacatatacacacagttactgtccctccacacatacgactcggttctgcttctatgccccagctttgtttactttttcccaccgaggcttctagacttctgattggccaacatttctgcacggttaggaatctagcgccacctgctgctttggcatgttcatagcagcgttttccttcatttctgcctttatgtgtggacgggattattttttaaaacgaaaacggaaaatctccgttttcaaaaatacccgtgtacgtgtggacgtagcctcagtctctgactggaagcgctaattcgtcattcggcttttgtcagactaaagtaactgttaaaactgtttgaaaagctaagctatacaacaaggagagattgagaatttccttttagttctcagtttatttgatattgacaaaagttagtcagttttgtctgttcttctgtaaaacaaactaagatttatttttagaattaatattttgtttctaagtggaattgacaatttagtctgtttcgtttgttctattttgaaacttaaacgctttagcggctgccttttgtgtagtttgcaatatttgcctttatttatctgaaaaagtctcatgttccttaagtacatctaccctgttgaacttattatgggaaataaatatttaaaaacaagctgctgatcatttcacattttacttgtgagcaacggcacatttaaatcttacaaatatagttatttggcttatatcgtgatagatatcgttatcgcctgaaatgaaaaaaacatatcgtgatatgaaaaaatctcatatcgcccagctctaatccCAACTGTATTTTAGGATTGTTTTTGCATTACAAGTATCACTTGCTGCATGCACCAGTAGCACTGATATTAACCCTTTAACACTGTGCCACTTTTCTGCCCATCTGCAGTACTCTACATTATGACGTTTATATTTCATTCTGTTGTTCTTCGCTGTATCTTTTTTAGTAGTAGTTTAGTAATGAGTTctttttttagtcttttaaaCTTGCTACTgggtttctgttttttactcCTATTGCACTGAGTGTGTAAGATGActaataaaaattaattaagaaGTATAATTTGTGCATACAATAAGTAATTTGTCTATACACAATACCCTTATGAACCATTTTCAATGAACAAATTCTCCAGTATAACTGTGGTCCATACACAGTGTGCCATCCTCCATTACGGAGGAATCCAGCATTGAGAGCTTAGTTCACTCATATTTTtaataactcttttttttttttacccttaaaTCTGTTTTCCCTGTGCGTCAAATGAGTTTATCACTAGTCACAGTATCCAACATCATAAACTAGTTCAGACCCCTGCAGGGAGTCCATGTCAGTATTAAAATACTGCCTGAAGCCATTTAATTCTAAACTTTCAGACCTAACAACATTTCAGCCAAACAAAATTGTAAACCAAAATTAATCatggtctcacacacacataaatgaaaCTGTGGGAAACTCACCTGTGGTAATAACGTCATTCACGTTCTTGCCCTTCAGCTCACTGATAacctgttgagagagaaagaTAGACGCAATTATAAACATAACCTAAAGGTAGGAACCAGCTGCCGGGAAAAACTGAAGCCACAAcagtaataaaacacaaacaggagCAGGTGGCTGTGTACCTTGTCGAGGCGTGTGTCATCGGTTTCAATGCCAACGCTCTCCAGGATCTTCTTGATGTCCTTGGCATCAGGGTTTTCATTGCCACCGAGGGCAGCCAGCAGGTAAGCAGCAACGTAACGCATCCTGAAACACCAAGTTTACTGGAAACATTAGTAACCATGTGGGATGTTTTTATGGACACAGGAAAATGAGTTATGTCTAAAGTTCAGACAATCTGTTTTTGCATTAACAAAAGTGGAAACACAACAACTCATACAACATGTTAATTTTTCTTCATTATCAGCATATgctaaatttttatataaaaatcaaAGCCTGGAGAAAGTTATGGTAAGCCTCAAAAGCTCAATCTCTGATTTTTATGTGAAAATGTTACAGTTTATAAGAAATATATGGCTTCACCACAGCAGGGGAATATTAAATGCTGTCCTTGTTAGTGcatcatttaacaaaaaaaccccaaacaaacaaaaaacatcaaaagacgTAGGGTCGACCCCTTTAGGGGTCCGTTTTTTCCTGGGTTTAGACAGCTACAGGACTGTGATCCCAACGCATTTCTGAGTTATTACGGCGATTTTCAGTAAAACAGAAGTTCGCTGCTTTACTTTACAGCCGATACCCATCGTCCACTCATCTAAAAACTACATATTTTCGAATATTGAATATGCTTCTACTAAAATACTGTTTTCTCTACCTCTATAAATCCTCAAAAATGCGACAATGTGGGAAAACACGGCATAATTTTAACACCCATGCGGCTCTCCGCTACCATTAGCCAACCTAGCGTAAGCTCCGGGAGCCAAAGAAAGGAATTAATGTTGGCTAAACGCTCTTTAATATTCTTAAAAGCCTGGGCTGAAAGTGTACATGCTTATCTGGGTGGCTCAGTTATTTTCTCAGTGTTTAATACGTTATTTACGTTTTAAAACCAAACTTACTTGAGCTAGATAGGAGAGCGCGTGTTCACTCTGAGGTTAGCAGGGACAGAAAGGAAGTTACGTCACCGGAAAAAAGCAAAGTAGCCTTTCTTCTTCGTAAAAGCATTAAAAGTAAGCAGGAACCGAGGCGAGGCCTGCTGCTCAGGAGTGTGTTTGCAACCTCGGTGTAAAAACTTTACCTAACGCGAAATAttacacaaaaaatacattcttcttcttcttcttcttcttcttcttcttggattggatttgatcttggatTCACCGTGGATTGAATATCTGCCTTAATTTCACTTTATGTCTTGCATCCTCCTCTGGTATACCAATCCTCTCCATGTCCTCCATCTCTCACTCTATGAATCAGTTTTGTGGTCTTACTCTTTTGCTCCTAACTGGCatctccatattcaacatcctttgtctcTCTAACTTTGCTTTCAAACCGTTCAAACtaagctgtccctctgatgtactcatatCCTGTATAAAAGATTTGGAGCTTGTAACTACATGCTTTATTGATATGAAGCGCTGGATGAAATGTCACTTTTACAATAATCAAGGTTACTTTAATGTcgctgtgtaaaaaaaaaaagtgacactaCACTTCCTTGAAAATTAATTTCTCAGGAGTTCTCAGGAAACAGTCTATGTTGTACTTTTTGTGACGAGgcagtgtgtgttgtgtgtctgtgtgaggccCCTGAAACTTGACACTCTCTCCAACCCTTTTCCATATATGTGTTGtgaacaaatatgaaaaaaagacagaaatcaggaagagggcaaatactttttcacagcactgtatacaTAAGGGCGTCTAGAGAGTCTCCGGTTTCAGGGACCTCACATGGACACACAACACGCACCGCCTCATTAAATAAGCATAACACAGACTGTTTCCTGAGAACAGCACTGTATGTTCAGTGGTAAGTGGCCATTCTGACTTCTCCTGAAATCAATTATCAGCTCTCTGGTCCTGTTGGTATTTAGAACCAACTTGTTTTTAGCACATCAGCCTGTCATCTTCTGAACCTCTGCAGGCAGAGTCATCTCCTCCACTGATCAGCCCCGCCATGGCAttgtctgtggactcagtgttgGGTTTTGTGTTACAACGCGGTGTGCAGTCATATGCATACAGAGTATGTAGAGTAAAGAGAAGGGCTCCAGCCGCAACCTTGAGAGGCTCCTGTACTGAGTATGTGAGTGGTTTGGCTGTGGACACTTGGAGGCCTAGAGTGGACATCCTGTGGACATTTTTCTTtgattataaattattatatatgAAACTTGACCAACtgtgaataaatgtaaaagtttacAAGTTGTGGGCCGAGTTTCTTTGGAACTAACTTCCAGTGAGCCAGGGTTACAATATGGACAAATCAATGTCGCAAAacacagctgttttttgttaacATAGTGCCTAATATAATGCATAATAGTAATCAATTGCTAATTAACTAATAATACAGTATTAGAGACATTTGTAAAGCCTAATCATAACCCTGTTAGATAGTGAGGAactaaacaagaagaaaagcagTAAAGACATTTATGTAGATGTATTATTTTAATCTTGTGATTTTTCAAGATGGGTGGGAACGAACCTCTGAGATTTATTTCAGCATAGTGCAACATTAAATTATAGTTcgcttgttttttaatttgcacTCTGTCCAGTTAAACaggaaaagtaaataaaatcttaaatgATCCACAAAGGTTACTGGGAATCCATATTTGTATCTCATCCAGGAGACTTTTATCAGCCTTCTTCTGGTGCTGTTTGCAGAAGTCCATCCCCACCTCATTATTTGGGTCAATACTCatgtataagataagataataaTCAGATAATATCTATAAATCATCTGCATCTTTTTGCACATGAAGCTTTGTGCTTTCGTGACTCTGCAGCAGCTCTCCTCTAACCATTTCAGTGTGTGTTACACTGTATATGAACATGAATCAGCTTCTTCCTCCTTGTCTGCTGCTACTGCTCACTTGGCTCCTGGTCCGGTTTGGCTTCCTGCCTCTTCTTCTGTCCCCGCTGCTGCTGCGTTTGGTCCTGGGTGTGATTGATTTCAGTTGCCAGAAGAGACGAAGTGAACCATCCACACATGAGAGCCTGCGACGGATGGCGTCAATGCCATGAGAAGGCAGCAGCTGTGCTGTGCTCTCAAGCTGTAGTGTGAACAACCAGCTCTAATGAATCGCTGTCACGTGCGCTGCTTGGTTCCAGGAGAACAGGCCCGAGCtcttgttacagacctccttcCTCTCAGACATATACAGTCTGGATGGGGTGCAAAGACTACTTAATACTGACAAGAGCAGCAAACTTGCAGGAGTTACCTGAGAGGGATACTTGTCAGATAGGCAGACTGTTGTCTTAAACGATCTTGGATGTATAACATTTAGTGAGTAAGCATTTATTTCTGGATTTCATCATTCATGGCGATTTGTACCTCAAAGCTACCTGTGCACAGTCTTCAtgttgatgttaatgccagaggtttGGAGCGCTGCAGTTTCTGAGTCTGCAGAGTGTTGGTGGCTTAGGTGCTTTTTACTACAAGCCCCAATAGAACCTTTtaatgtttacttttaaaatttcaaAGATTAAGAAGTGTGGCCCAATACCTTTGTCTGTATAGTGTATTATTAGCCTTGATATTTGTGAATGTTAACAATTTATCTTTGCATTGAAAAAACCTTAGGAAATACTTGTTTTATGGATTTGTACTttatctttccttttttgtggaAGGAGCCAACAGAAAATATCTCTGGATATCAATGAGTGTCAGCTCCTCCGCCCTCTGGAGCAATCAGCCCACAGAGATGACTCATATTGAATATGTTTCGAATATAAAGGAAAACGATGGACACAAAAGAACTGCTGACCTTCACGCAGTCATGTCATTCGTTCCTTTACTTTGTTCCCCTCTGTTATCCTATGCATTTCGCTCTACCCCTGATGGCcgtgtctctctttgtgtgattgtgtgacGTCAGAAATTAATTTCAACCTGTCTATATGTTTGTGGCATAGAGCCATAGTTGGTTATATTAGAGAAGTCAAAATAGCTGCTGTGAAAAAGGCTTATGAATCACATTCACACGAAAGCCGTTTATTCAGACAACGAATTTCCAGTTTCTATGCTACTTGATTTTTCTATATGCATCTAATGATTAATACAGTTTTAAATGGAATTCTGAACTTACTCATGATTGTCAtggttgtgattttatttttatgttctaCTTTCACATCCATTTGGGTATTTCCATAATGCTCCGACCACGTTTCCTTACCTTTTAGTTTTGGTGATGATCTGGAAGTATGTGAAAGCAAATATTTGACCATTTCCTCTATGCCATAACAAGTAGTGCTACATGTTtcaaaaaataatgaaacatcctggagtgaaagaaaagagagaaataacaacaactatgcaataaaaaaaacataaatattgcCAGGGTCCATAAAGATCACCAGGcctatatttgttttgttgagcTGGGAAATCACAGCT comes from Astatotilapia calliptera chromosome 1, fAstCal1.2, whole genome shotgun sequence and encodes:
- the rplp2b gene encoding large ribosomal subunit protein P2; this translates as MRYVAAYLLAALGGNENPDAKDIKKILESVGIETDDTRLDKVISELKGKNVNDVITTGYGKLASMPAGGAVAVASSAAAGSGGAAAPAAAEEKKEEKKEESEESDDDMGFGLFD